In a genomic window of Styela clava chromosome 7, kaStyClav1.hap1.2, whole genome shotgun sequence:
- the LOC120329051 gene encoding endoplasmic reticulum-Golgi intermediate compartment protein 3-like, producing MANDLNSIFSKLRNFDAYPKTLEDFRIKTFAGATVTIISSAIMIFLFLSELRYYLTTDVMDELFVDMSRGDKIKINVDVTFHYLPCAYVALDAMDVSGQRQINVHTTLYKQRLAKDGTVVTESEIVVLEDIRPKSNKTVPDVNECGSCYGAETVDLKCCNTCDDVRAAYNKKGWAFPKGNIVKQCENEQLKETLELQSGEGCRLHGYLEVNRVAGNFHVSPGKSYEMGHMHVHDMAAFGSGAKYNLTHTINHLSFGDNYPGQIFPLDNHYVYAEAVEMVFQYYLKIVPTTYIKLSGDKLKTNQFSVTKHQKQLSSSGAETSLPGLFVSYELSPMMVRYTEKRRSFFHFLTSVCAIIGGVFTVAGLIDSFIYHGGRALQRKIELGKTT from the coding sequence ATGGCAAATGATCTCAATAGTATTTTTTCCAAGTTGCGAAACTTCGATGCTTACCCCAAAACTCTGGAAGATTTTCGCATCAAGACATTTGCAGGAGCAACTGTAACCATCATTTCTTCTGCTATTATGATATTCCTGTTCTTATCTGAATTGAGATATTATCTCACAACAGATGTCATGGATGAATTGTTTGTAGATATGTCACGTGGTGATAAAATAAAGATAAATGTGGATGTGACCTTCCATTATCTTCCATGTGCTTATGTAGCTTTAGATGCCATGGATGTGTCTGGACAACGACAGATCAACGTTCACACAACCTTATATAAGCAAAGATTGGCAAAAGATGGTACTGTAGTTACTGAGTCCGAAATTGTAGTTTTGGAAGACATCAGACCTAAATCCAATAAAACAGTACCAGATGTGAATGAGTGTGGTAGTTGTTATGGAGCTGAAACCGTAGATCTAAAGTGCTGCAATACATGTGACGATGTTCGTGCAGCATACAATAAAAAAGGATGGGCATTTCCAAAAGGTAACATAGTCAAACAATGTGAAAATGAACAATTGAAAGAAACGTTGGAGTTACAATCTGGTGAAGGATGTCGTTTGCATGGATACCTCGAAGTAAATAGAGTTGCTGGGAATTTTCACGTTTCCCCTGGAAAAAGCTATGAAATGGGTCATATGCATGTACATGATATGGCAGCGTTTGGCTCCGGTGCTAAATACAATCTCACTCACACAATCAACCATTTGTCATTTGGGGATAATTACCCAGGTCAAATATTTCCACTTGATAATCACTATGTCTATGCAGAAGCAGTGGAAATGGTGTTTCAATATTATCTTAAAATTGTCCCAACCACCTACATCAAGCTTTCTGGTGATAAGTTGAAAACCAACCAGTTTTCTGTAACGAAACATCAAAAACAACTGTCTTCCAGTGGAGCAGAAACCAGCCTACCTGGTCTTTTCGTTTCATATGAGTTGTCTCCAATGATGGTTCGCTACACTGAGAAGAGACGTTCATTCTTCCATTTTCTTACATCAGTTTGTGCTATTATTGGTGGAGTGTTCACAGTTGCTGGATTGATTGACTCTTTCATATATCATGGGGGTCGTGCATTGCAAAGAAAAATTGAACTAGGCAAAACGACATGA